A section of the Flavobacterium sp. CG_23.5 genome encodes:
- a CDS encoding mechanosensitive ion channel family protein, producing MNLDPSQITDYASTFTKVLIDYSPKLISAFLILFAGLYVIRLINRFIRTIMVKRDLDPTLTKFLADILLWVLRVLLFVSFISKLGIETSSFVAILGAMGLAVGLSLQGSLSNFAGGMLIIVFKPFKVGHSIEAQGVSGTVSEIQIFVTKLITANNQTIFVPNGSLSNGTITNYSLQGSRRVDLTISISYDTDIKKAKDIITAVLNQNPKVLKTPSFEVSVKNLTDNSIQLAVRPWVNNEDFGIVYAETLENCKLAFDTAGIIIQPFVKEMSQSNA from the coding sequence ATGAACTTAGATCCAAGTCAAATTACGGATTATGCCAGCACTTTTACAAAAGTATTAATTGATTATTCTCCAAAATTAATATCTGCATTCCTCATTCTATTTGCAGGACTTTATGTTATTAGACTTATCAATAGATTCATTAGAACAATAATGGTAAAAAGGGATTTAGATCCTACTTTAACTAAGTTTCTTGCTGATATATTACTTTGGGTGTTAAGGGTTCTTTTATTTGTCTCTTTTATTTCAAAATTAGGAATTGAAACCTCCTCTTTTGTTGCCATTCTTGGAGCTATGGGGCTTGCTGTGGGTTTATCACTTCAAGGTTCATTATCTAATTTTGCCGGCGGAATGCTTATTATTGTCTTTAAACCATTTAAAGTTGGCCATTCGATTGAGGCACAAGGTGTTTCCGGAACAGTAAGTGAAATCCAAATATTTGTGACCAAATTAATTACGGCTAACAACCAAACTATTTTTGTACCAAACGGATCCTTATCAAATGGAACAATCACAAATTACTCCTTGCAGGGTTCTAGAAGAGTGGATTTAACGATTTCTATTTCCTACGATACTGACATAAAAAAAGCAAAAGATATTATTACTGCAGTTTTAAATCAAAATCCTAAAGTGCTTAAAACCCCTAGCTTTGAAGTGTCAGTAAAGAATTTGACCGATAATTCCATACAACTTGCTGTTCGACCATGGGTCAATAATGAAGATTTTGGTATTGTTTATGCTGAAACTTTAGAAAATTGTAAGTTGGCATTTGACACTGCTGGAATTATTATTCAGCCATTTGTAAAAGAAATGTCTCAAAGTAATGCTTAA
- a CDS encoding dodecin family protein — protein MSILKVIEVLANSEISWEDATRKGVTQAAKSLKNIRSVYVKDHSAAVNDGKISEYRVTLKLTFELE, from the coding sequence ATGTCAATATTAAAAGTAATTGAAGTGCTGGCTAATTCAGAAATTAGTTGGGAAGATGCAACTCGAAAAGGGGTTACTCAGGCAGCTAAATCGTTAAAAAATATACGTTCTGTATATGTTAAAGACCATAGTGCTGCCGTAAATGACGGTAAGATTTCAGAATACAGAGTAACTTTAAAATTAACATTCGAATTGGAATAG
- a CDS encoding NifU family protein, with protein MTKVSIKETQNPTILKFEFQDFITQNESFEFKNIDEAKTSPLAQQLFYLPFVKTIYISANFIAIEKYSIVEWEDVKDAVAEQIETFVNNGGVIINVEENKTKKQPITVYGETTPNPAALKFVVSKMLTKNAIEFKNIDQTAPSPLAKELFKFPYVKEVFIDENYISVTKYEINEWQEITLELRSFIKQYIENGGTVLDESLVEASAKQENSTHQDFDNLDVTSQQIINILEEYVKPAVAADGGNIVFDSYDENDKTVKVILQGACSGCPSSTFTLKSGIENMLKSMLNDENIKVEAVNA; from the coding sequence ATGACAAAAGTTAGCATAAAAGAAACACAAAACCCAACCATACTAAAATTTGAATTCCAAGATTTCATTACTCAAAATGAAAGTTTTGAATTCAAAAACATAGATGAAGCCAAAACTTCCCCTCTAGCACAACAATTATTTTACTTACCATTTGTAAAAACAATTTACATCTCAGCAAATTTCATTGCAATTGAAAAATACAGCATTGTAGAATGGGAAGATGTTAAGGATGCCGTTGCTGAACAAATAGAAACATTTGTAAACAATGGCGGAGTAATTATCAATGTCGAGGAAAACAAAACAAAAAAACAGCCTATTACTGTTTACGGAGAAACAACTCCCAATCCAGCAGCATTAAAATTTGTAGTTAGCAAGATGTTGACTAAAAACGCTATTGAATTTAAAAATATTGATCAAACTGCTCCTTCGCCATTAGCGAAAGAATTGTTCAAATTCCCATATGTAAAAGAAGTTTTTATCGACGAAAATTACATCTCGGTAACTAAATATGAAATCAATGAATGGCAAGAAATAACACTAGAGTTAAGAAGTTTTATCAAGCAATACATTGAAAATGGCGGAACTGTACTTGATGAAAGTTTAGTTGAAGCTAGTGCAAAACAAGAAAACAGTACGCATCAAGATTTCGATAATCTGGATGTGACTTCACAGCAAATTATTAATATATTAGAAGAATATGTAAAGCCGGCTGTTGCTGCTGATGGTGGTAACATCGTTTTTGATTCCTACGATGAAAATGACAAAACTGTAAAAGTAATTTTGCAAGGGGCTTGTAGTGGTTGCCCTTCTTCAACATTTACGTTAAAAAGTGGCATCGAAAACATGTTGAAAAGTATGCTGAACGATGAAAACATTAAAGTGGAAGCGGTAAACGCATAA
- a CDS encoding type IX secretion system membrane protein PorP/SprF, with amino-acid sequence MYNKIKFLVLLFFISQYSFSQEGIAVYSDYLSDNYYLIHPSMAGAANCSKIRLTARKQWFGQEDAPELQTVSFNGRITDKAGAGIILFNDKNGYHSQKGVKLTYAYHLMFSRDDIDLNQLSFGISAGLIQSQLDETAFLQSGDFDPIIDGTVVQKDSYFNVDVGASYNYLDFYVHGTVKNAIETRRDIYTEYESDNLRKYLLSAGYVFGDRDRILWEPSILFQLVEKTQEKSIDLNMKAYKNFDFGKLWGGLSYRRSFDGAEYTSGSGISKQKLQYVTPIIGVNFNNFMFAYTYSHVAGAIKFDNGGYHQITLGLNLFCKPEKYECFCPAIN; translated from the coding sequence ATGTATAATAAAATTAAATTTTTAGTACTCCTTTTTTTTATATCGCAATATTCTTTTTCGCAAGAAGGAATTGCTGTTTATTCTGATTATTTATCAGACAATTATTATTTGATACATCCTTCTATGGCTGGTGCTGCCAATTGTTCTAAAATTAGATTAACGGCACGAAAACAATGGTTTGGTCAGGAAGATGCGCCTGAACTTCAAACCGTAAGTTTTAATGGAAGAATCACGGACAAAGCGGGAGCAGGGATTATTCTTTTTAATGATAAAAATGGGTATCACTCTCAAAAAGGAGTTAAGCTGACCTACGCTTATCATCTAATGTTTTCGAGAGATGATATTGATCTAAATCAATTGTCTTTCGGAATTAGTGCAGGTTTAATTCAAAGTCAATTAGACGAAACTGCTTTTTTACAATCTGGAGATTTTGATCCCATAATTGATGGGACTGTTGTACAAAAAGATTCCTATTTCAATGTTGATGTTGGTGCGTCATATAATTATTTGGATTTTTATGTTCATGGTACGGTGAAGAATGCCATTGAGACTAGGAGAGATATCTATACCGAATATGAAAGTGATAATTTAAGAAAGTATTTGTTGAGTGCCGGTTATGTATTTGGGGATAGGGATAGAATATTATGGGAACCATCAATTTTATTTCAATTGGTTGAAAAGACCCAAGAAAAGTCAATTGATCTTAATATGAAAGCGTATAAGAATTTTGATTTCGGGAAATTATGGGGAGGCTTATCTTACCGCAGAAGTTTTGATGGTGCTGAATATACGAGCGGAAGCGGAATTTCTAAACAGAAACTACAATATGTAACTCCTATTATTGGGGTTAATTTCAATAATTTTATGTTTGCTTATACTTATTCTCATGTCGCTGGGGCCATAAAATTCGATAATGGCGGTTATCACCAAATTACTTTAGGATTGAATTTATTTTGTAAACCTGAAAAGTACGAATGTTTTTGTCCTGCAATAAATTAA
- a CDS encoding gamma carbonic anhydrase family protein — MLIKSVNGKTPSIPKDCYVAENATIVGEVTFGDSCSVWFNAVIRGDVNFIKIGNKVNIQDGAIIHCTYKKHPTIIGNNVSIGHNAIVHGCTIHDNVLIGMGAIVMDNCVIESNSIVAAGAVITQNTVVASGTIYAGVPAKKVKDIDQSDFAGEIERISNNYVMYSGWFKESTDED, encoded by the coding sequence ATGCTGATTAAATCTGTTAACGGAAAAACACCTTCTATACCGAAGGATTGTTATGTAGCCGAAAATGCAACTATTGTGGGTGAGGTAACTTTTGGAGATTCTTGTAGTGTTTGGTTCAATGCGGTCATAAGAGGCGATGTGAATTTTATCAAAATAGGGAATAAAGTAAATATACAGGACGGTGCAATTATTCATTGCACGTATAAAAAACACCCAACAATTATAGGCAATAATGTTTCCATTGGTCACAATGCAATTGTGCATGGCTGTACCATTCATGACAATGTATTAATTGGAATGGGTGCGATCGTAATGGACAATTGTGTAATAGAAAGCAATTCTATTGTGGCAGCAGGAGCTGTAATTACCCAAAATACAGTTGTGGCCTCAGGAACTATATATGCCGGTGTTCCTGCGAAAAAGGTAAAAGATATTGATCAATCTGACTTTGCAGGGGAAATCGAGCGGATTTCGAATAATTATGTAATGTATTCCGGTTGGTTTAAAGAATCTACCGACGAAGACTAA
- the murI gene encoding glutamate racemase, whose product MNSNTQPIGIFDSGIGGTSIWREIHHLLPNEKTIYLADSKNAPYGQKSKDEIIALSMKNTELLLQMNCKLIVVACNTATTNAIEELRRKYNVPFIGIEPAIKPAVNHSKTQIIGILATQGTLNSELFNKTTEKYQDTKIIEQVGHGLVQLIENGDINSPEMTKLLHSYLTPMIEANIDYLVLGCSHYPYLISQIKNILPPYIQIIDSGEAVAKQTQKILKEKIGFSSAEKSEPIFYTNTNPKVLSEILENKYTIEEIDF is encoded by the coding sequence ATGAATAGTAACACTCAACCAATAGGGATTTTTGACTCAGGGATTGGCGGGACTTCAATTTGGAGAGAAATACACCATTTATTACCAAATGAAAAAACAATTTATTTAGCGGATAGCAAGAATGCTCCTTATGGTCAGAAATCAAAGGACGAGATTATTGCATTAAGCATGAAGAATACTGAACTTCTCCTCCAGATGAATTGCAAATTAATCGTAGTAGCTTGTAACACCGCAACTACTAATGCTATTGAAGAGTTAAGAAGAAAATACAATGTCCCTTTCATTGGTATAGAACCAGCGATAAAACCGGCTGTAAATCATTCTAAGACGCAAATAATCGGTATTTTAGCCACACAAGGAACGCTTAACAGCGAATTATTTAACAAGACTACTGAAAAGTATCAAGACACCAAAATAATAGAACAGGTTGGTCATGGATTAGTTCAGCTCATTGAGAATGGCGATATCAACTCACCTGAAATGACGAAACTACTCCACTCCTATCTTACGCCCATGATTGAAGCTAATATAGACTATCTGGTATTAGGCTGCAGTCATTATCCTTACCTTATTTCTCAAATAAAAAACATACTTCCACCATACATACAAATAATTGATTCAGGAGAAGCGGTTGCTAAACAAACACAAAAAATATTGAAAGAGAAAATAGGTTTTTCTTCAGCAGAAAAAAGCGAACCTATATTCTACACCAACACCAATCCAAAAGTATTATCTGAAATACTGGAAAATAAATATACTATCGAAGAAATAGATTTTTAA
- a CDS encoding OmpH family outer membrane protein, with protein MKQIKTLLIAGILFFGANQTINAQAKTAHVDVSEIMSKMPSMIDAQKQLEKLSGTYDANYKKMVEEYQTKLKKYDGESATVTEAVNGERSKEVQDMGKRIQDFRDNAQKELQQKESDIVKPLMEKVRASIQKVGKAKGFQYVLDGSTLLLADGPNLTADVKKDLGF; from the coding sequence ATGAAACAAATTAAAACTTTACTTATTGCCGGAATACTATTCTTTGGAGCAAATCAAACAATTAATGCACAAGCAAAGACAGCACATGTTGATGTAAGTGAAATTATGTCAAAAATGCCATCTATGATTGATGCTCAAAAACAATTGGAGAAATTGAGTGGTACTTATGACGCCAACTATAAAAAAATGGTGGAAGAATACCAAACAAAATTAAAAAAATACGATGGAGAATCTGCAACTGTAACTGAAGCTGTAAATGGAGAACGTTCAAAAGAAGTGCAAGATATGGGAAAAAGAATCCAAGACTTTAGAGACAATGCTCAAAAAGAATTGCAACAAAAAGAATCTGATATCGTAAAACCATTAATGGAAAAAGTAAGAGCTTCAATCCAAAAAGTAGGTAAAGCTAAAGGGTTCCAATATGTATTAGATGGTTCTACACTTTTATTAGCTGATGGTCCAAACTTGACTGCTGATGTGAAGAAAGATTTAGGTTTCTAA
- a CDS encoding OmpH family outer membrane protein yields the protein MRKQFLFLFLAVIVLNTVKGQTRGTKIGYIDMEYILENVTDYTEAKSQLDQKAQKWKQEIEVKKLDVNKLKEALKAEKALLTKELIDERETEIKFLENEIVDYQQKRFGPTGDLMQQKSVLAKPIQDQVFTAIQDIAEAKKYDFIFDKSSDLTMLFAAKRFDVSEQVLRVLNRTEKREQLSKKQLKDQQVKESKEDAVDENPVLADRKKALDEKKAARDQIIADRKLLQEQKKKEFDDRRKQLLSEREAKKTGTVSASSKTDEVKTTTTANDSTKLASKKVLEETKIKQADERSKILEDRKKVIEDRKKALEEKKKKILEEREALKKAKAEKLKENTNKN from the coding sequence ATGAGAAAACAATTTTTATTTCTATTTTTAGCCGTGATCGTTTTAAACACAGTCAAAGGGCAAACCCGAGGAACCAAAATAGGCTATATTGATATGGAGTACATTTTAGAAAATGTAACTGATTATACCGAAGCCAAGAGCCAATTAGATCAAAAAGCTCAAAAATGGAAGCAAGAAATTGAAGTAAAAAAATTAGATGTCAATAAACTGAAAGAGGCGCTAAAGGCAGAAAAAGCGTTATTAACAAAAGAACTAATTGACGAAAGAGAAACTGAAATTAAGTTTCTGGAAAATGAAATAGTAGATTACCAGCAGAAAAGATTTGGTCCAACTGGTGATTTAATGCAGCAAAAATCAGTTTTGGCAAAGCCAATACAAGATCAAGTATTTACTGCCATTCAAGATATAGCTGAAGCAAAAAAATATGATTTTATTTTTGACAAATCATCTGATTTGACGATGCTTTTTGCAGCAAAAAGATTTGACGTTAGCGAGCAGGTTTTGCGAGTGCTGAACCGTACTGAAAAAAGAGAGCAGTTAAGTAAAAAACAACTTAAAGACCAACAAGTCAAAGAAAGTAAGGAAGATGCAGTGGATGAAAATCCAGTTTTAGCGGATAGAAAAAAAGCATTGGACGAGAAAAAAGCAGCAAGAGACCAGATTATCGCTGATCGAAAACTACTTCAGGAGCAAAAGAAAAAAGAATTTGACGATAGAAGAAAACAACTTCTTTCCGAAAGAGAAGCTAAAAAAACTGGCACGGTTTCTGCCTCTTCTAAAACAGACGAAGTAAAAACAACAACGACTGCAAATGACTCGACTAAATTAGCTTCAAAAAAAGTTCTAGAAGAGACTAAAATTAAACAAGCAGACGAAAGATCAAAGATTTTAGAAGACCGTAAAAAGGTAATAGAAGATCGCAAAAAAGCATTGGAAGAAAAAAAGAAAAAAATACTAGAAGAAAGAGAAGCACTTAAAAAAGCAAAAGCAGAAAAATTAAAAGAGAATACAAACAAAAATTAA